The following nucleotide sequence is from Saccharothrix texasensis.
CGCCCGCCCGCGCCGGCCGGGGAGGAACCCGGGTCGCGGTGCCGGAAATGGTTTGACGGTATGTGCCGCGAATAGGCATCATGGTCGCATCGAACCGAGGAGCGGATATGACGGACACAGGTTGGCGAGGTGCGCGGCGATGCCGTGGCATCGTGTCGGTCGTGGCGTCTTCCGCGACATCGCGCCGACGTCCGCTCTCCCGTGCCGGGAACCCGTGCTCCCCGCCGTGACCTGTTGAAAGGTCCGGTCCAGGGAGCCGCCCGTCGGGGAACCGACCAGGGCGGCTTTCTCTTGTAGACACCCTTCGGAAAATATTTCGGACGGCCGGGGAAGTCATTCTTGGCGACCTCGGTGCGATGACCGCACGATCAGGCCCCCATAGCTCAGCAGGACAGAGCGCGCCGCTACGAACGGCGAGGTCCCAGGTTCGAGTCCTGGTGGGGGCGCCGCTGGAACCCTGTGCCACCGCGCCTCGCCGGGACGAGCCCGGCGGGGCGCGGTCGGTGGTTCCAGACCAGCTCCGCCTTCGCGCGCGGCGGGCGAGAATAGCCGCGCGGAGCATTCCCGGTCAGCCGGAATGGGCCTCCGGTGACACATATGTGAACCGTTCGTCGAATAGGGCGGCCACATATGTGAACATCGAACCGGGGTTGCCACCGGCCGTTGACACGCCGGAAACATGCGCTACGGTGCGATCAGAGAGCGCTTTCCTGATATCCCCCTGCACTCACCCCTCATACGGGAGAGGAAATAGCCATGCCCACATCTTCCGGGAACCGGCGCGCCCTGCTGAAGGTCGTCGTGGCCGCCGCGCTGGCCACGACCGCGGTCGCCGTGCCGGGTGTCACGCCGGCGTCGGCCGCGACCACCGCGGACGGGTTCGCCTCGGTCAACGCACTGGGACAGAACGGCACCACCGGAGGTGCGGGCGGCGCCGTCGTCACCGCCACCACCACCGCTCAGCTCCTGGACTACATCGCCCGGCCGGAGCCGCTGGTCGTGCAGGTCAAGGGCACGATCACGCTGCCGACCGGCACCACGGACGGCATGCACCAGGTCGCCTCGGACAAGACCATCATCGGCCTCGGCTCCGACGCCCGGCTCGTCGGCGGCGGGCTCACCATCGGCGTGCCGGTGGACGACGACGTCACCTCACCACCGGCCAACGCCGTGCACAACATCATCATCCGCAACCTCGCGATCACCGGGGCCACGGACGACCTGATCAACGTGCAGATGTTCAGCCACCACATCTGGATCGACCACAACGACTTCTCCAACGGCGACGACGGCGCGGTCGACATCAAACGCGGCAGCGATTTCGTCACGGTCTCGTGGAACAGGTTCCACGACCACGACAAGACCTTGTTGCTCGGCCACGACGACGACAACGGCGCGCAGGACATCGGCCGGCTGCGGGTCACCTACCACCACAACTACTTCGACGGCTCCGACCAGCGCAACCCGCGGGTGCGGTTCGGCGAGTCGGTGCACGTCTACAACAACTACTACCGCGACAACAGCTACGGCGTGGCCTCGGCGATGAACGCGGGCGTGGTGCTGGAGGGCAACTACTTCTTCAGCGTCAACAACCCCGGCCGGGTCGACTTCAGCGGCGACCTGGGCCGGATGGTCGCCCGCGACAACATCCTCGTCGAGTGCAACCACGAGATCGAGCTGCGCGGCTCCGTGGTCGAACCCCGCACCTACTACAGCTACTCCCTCAACCGCGCCGCCGAAGTCCCCACGGTCGTGCCCGCCGGCGCGGGCACCGGCCGCATCTGACAGGAGCACCGGAGATGAGCGACATCAGCAGGCGCAGCCTCCTCGCGGGCGCCGCCGCCACGGCCCTCACCGCCGTCGCCGCACGCGCCGCGACGGCCGAACCCGCCCGGACCGGCCGGGTCACCACGAACCCCGTGTGGGCGGCGCCGTTCCAGACCGCCGACGGGTTCGCCGGCACGAACACCCTCGGCCAGAACGGCACCACCGGCGGGGTGGGCGGGCCAGTGGTCACGGTGCGCGACACCGAGACGTTCCTGGACTACTGCGACCGCAACGAGCCCTACGTGATCCAGGTCGACGGGATCATGACGTTCAGCAGCAAGCAGGGCCTGCGGTCCAACAAGACCGTCATCGGCCTGCCCGGCGCGGAGATCCGCGGCGGCGGCCTGGACATGTACCGCAGGCAGAACGTGATCATCCGCAACCTGCGGTTCAGCGGCGCGGACGACGACGCGATCAGCATCCAGCAGTCCTCGCACCACATCTGGATCGACCACTGCGACCTCAGCGGCGGCGCGGACGGGCTGATCGACATCGTCCGGGGCGCGGACT
It contains:
- a CDS encoding pectate lyase family protein, whose amino-acid sequence is MPTSSGNRRALLKVVVAAALATTAVAVPGVTPASAATTADGFASVNALGQNGTTGGAGGAVVTATTTAQLLDYIARPEPLVVQVKGTITLPTGTTDGMHQVASDKTIIGLGSDARLVGGGLTIGVPVDDDVTSPPANAVHNIIIRNLAITGATDDLINVQMFSHHIWIDHNDFSNGDDGAVDIKRGSDFVTVSWNRFHDHDKTLLLGHDDDNGAQDIGRLRVTYHHNYFDGSDQRNPRVRFGESVHVYNNYYRDNSYGVASAMNAGVVLEGNYFFSVNNPGRVDFSGDLGRMVARDNILVECNHEIELRGSVVEPRTYYSYSLNRAAEVPTVVPAGAGTGRI
- a CDS encoding pectate lyase family protein, whose protein sequence is MSDISRRSLLAGAAATALTAVAARAATAEPARTGRVTTNPVWAAPFQTADGFAGTNTLGQNGTTGGVGGPVVTVRDTETFLDYCDRNEPYVIQVDGIMTFSSKQGLRSNKTVIGLPGAEIRGGGLDMYRRQNVIIRNLRFSGADDDAISIQQSSHHIWIDHCDLSGGADGLIDIVRGADFITVSWNHFHDHSKTALLGHSDSNAGQDTGKLRVTFHHNYFNATEQRHPRVRFGEPVHVYNNYFRNNRLYGVASTENAGVLVEANYFENVPHPVYSGYDESGPGRVVQRDNIFVNSGAPQTLGTVVEPRTYYAYTPDNPSTLPTTVPAGAGVGRI